A genomic stretch from Salarias fasciatus chromosome 18, fSalaFa1.1, whole genome shotgun sequence includes:
- the LOC115405286 gene encoding tubulin beta chain-like, translating to MREIVHLQAGQCGNQIGAKFWEVISDEHGIDPTGSYHGDSDLQLDRISVYYNEASGGKYVPRAILVDLEPGTMDSVRSGPFGQIFRPDNFVFGQSGAGNNWAKGHYTEGAELVDSVLDVVRKEAESCDCLQGFQLTHSLGGGTGSGMGTLLISKIREEYPDRIMNTFSVVPSPKVSDTVVEPYNATLSVHQLVENTDETYCIDNEALYDICFRTLKLTTPTYGDLNHLVSATMSGVTTCLRFPGQLNADLRKLAVNMVPFPRLHFFMPGFAPLTSRGSQQYRALSVPELTQQMFDAKNMMAACDPRHGRYLTVAAVFRGRMSMKEVDEQMLNVQNKNSSYFVEWIPNNVKTAVCDIPPRGLKMSATFIGNSTAIQELFKRISEQFTAMFRRKAFLHWYTGEGMDEMEFTEAESNMNDLVSEYQQYQDATAEEGEFEEEGEEEEVA from the exons ATGCGTGAAATCGTTCACCTGCAGGCCGGACAGTGCGGAAACCAGATTGGCGCGAAG TTCTGGGAGGTGATCAGTGATGAGCACGGCATCGACCCAACAGGATCGTACCACGGAGACAgcgacctgcagctggaccgcATCAGCGTCTACTACAATGAGGCTTCTG GTGGAAAGTACGTGCCACGGGCCATCTTGGTGGATCTGGAGCCCGGCACCATGGACTCTGTCCGCTCCGGCCCCTTCGGACAAATCTTCAGACCAGACAACTTTGTCTTCG GTCAGAGCGGAGCTGGAAACAACTGGGCCAAGGGTCACTACACGGAGGGAGCTGAGCTGGTGGACTCGGTCCTGGACGTGGTGAGGAAGGAGGCCGAGAGCTGCGACTGCCTGCAGGGCTTCCAGCTCACACACTCCCTGGGAGGTGGCACCGGCTCCGGCATGGGCACGCTGCTCATCAGCAAGATCCGCGAGGAGTACCCCGACCGCATCATGAACACCTTCAGCGTGGTGCCGTCTCCCAAG GTGTCGGACACCGTGGTGGAGCCCTACAACGCCACCCTGTCCgtccaccagctggtggagaacACGGACGAGACGTACTGCATCGACAACGAGGCTCTGTACGACATCTGCTTCCGAACCCTGAAGCTGACCACGCCCACTTACGGAGACCTCAACCACCTGGTCTCCGCCACCATGAGCGGCGTCACCACCTGCCTGCGCTTCCCCGGCCAGCTCAACGCCGACCTCCGCAAGCTGGCCGTCAACATGGTGCCCTTCCCCCGCCTCCACTTCTTCATGCCCGGGTTCGCCCCCCTCACCAGCCGCGGCAGCCAGCAGTACCGCGCCCTCTCCGTCCCCGAACTCACGCAGCAGATGTTCGACGCCAAGAACATGATGGCGGCCTGCGACCCTCGCCACGGCCGCTACCTGACCGTGGCGGCCGTGTTCCGCGGGCGGATGTCCATGAAGGAGGTGGACGAGCAGATGCTCAACGTGCAGAACAAGAACAGCAGCTACTTCGTGGAGTGGATCCCCAACAACGTGAAGACGGCCGTGTGCGACATCCCGCCGCGCGGCCTCAAGATGTCCGCCACCTTCATCGGAAACAGCACGGCCATCCAGGAGCTGTTCAAGCGCATCTCGGAGCAGTTCACCGCCATGTTCCGCCGCAAGGCCTTCCTGCACTGGTACACCGGCGAGGGGATGGATGAGATGGAGTTCACCGAGGCCGAGAGCAACATGAACGACCTGGTGTCCGAGTACCAGCAGTACCAGGACGCCACCGCCGAGGAGGGCGAGttcgaggaggagggggaggaggaggaagtggcctGA
- the LOC115405284 gene encoding cytoplasmic dynein 1 intermediate chain 2-like isoform X3, producing the protein MSDKSELKAELERKKQRIAQIREEKKRKEEEKKKKDGDSKRGGEAGGSSGHEDSDLERKRREAEALLQSVGITPDIPHAQPLRVVTEDTCLFHYLVPAPMSPSNKSVGSDAGSQDSGDGNAGPRRGAVRLGMSKVTQVDFLPREMVSYSKETQTPTEALSHTDQKADEEEDEEITAPPATDDTQDERDEQGEQQDEDSPKELTEEEKLQVLHSDEFLSFFERGSRIVERALAEHVDVCFDYSGRDLEDKEGDLQAGAKLVLNRQFSDERWTKNRVVTCLDWSPQYPELLVASYNNNEDAPHEPDGVALVWNLKYKKATPEYIFHCQSEVMSAGFAKFHPNLVVGGTYSGQIVLWDNRSNKRTPVQRTPLSAAAHTHPVYCVNVVGTQNANNLISISTDGKMCSWSLDMLSQPQDSLELVFKQSKAVAVTSMAFPLGDVNNFVVGSEDGSVYTACRHGSKAGITEVFEGHHGPVTGLSCHSAGGPVDFSHLFISSSFDWTVKLWSTKSTRPLYSFEDSCDYVYDTMWSPTHPALFACVDLSGRLDLWNLNNDTEVPTASVSVDGAPALNRVRWSHAGKEIATGDSEGHVQVYDVGEQICVPKADEWTRFVRTLAEINENRDEAEELANV; encoded by the exons ATGTCTGACAAGAGTGAACTGAAGGCTGAGCTGGAAAGGAAGAAACAACGGATCGCTCAGATtcgagaggagaagaagagaaaagaagaggagaagaaaaagaaagat GGAGACTCCAAACGTGGAGGTGAGGCAGGGGGCAGCTCCGGCCATGAAGACTCGGACTTGGAGAGGAAGAGGCGGGAGGCGGAGGCTCTCCTGCAAAGTGTTGGCATCACCCCTGACATACCGCACG CTCAGCCCCTGCGGGTAGTAACAGAGGATACATGTCTGTTTCACTACCTAGTCCCTGCCCCCATGTCTCCCTCCAACAAATCAGTGGGCAGCGACGCAGGAAGCCAAGATTCTGGGGATGGAAACGCAGGACcaag GCGCGGCGCTGTGAGGCTAGGCATGTCCAAAGTTACCCAGGTGGACTTTCTCCCGAGGGAAATGGTGTCGTACTCCAAAGAAACTCAGACTCCCACAGAGGCACTGTCACACACCGATCAAAAAGCAG atgaagaagaggatgaggagataACTGCTCCTCCAGCAACAGATGACACTCAAGATGAGAGAGATGAACAGGGTGAACAACAGGATGAGG ACTCTCCCAAGGAGCTGACCGAGGAAGAGAAGCTGCAGGTCCTCCACTCTGACGAGTTCTTGTCGTTTTTCGAGCGTGGCAGCAGAATCGTGGAGAGGGCTCTGGCAGAGCATGTGGATGTCTGCTTTGATTACAGCGGGAGGGATCTGGAGGATAAGGAAGG TGATTTGCAGGCCGGAGCAAAGCTGGTGCTGAACAGGCAGTTTTCTGACGAGCGCTGGACTAAAAACAGAGTGGTGACCTGTCTCGACTGGTCTCCTCAG TATCCAGAACTGCTGGTGGCCTCATACAACAACAACGAGGATGCTCCACACGAGCCCGACGGTGTGGCCTTAGTCTGGAACTTGAAGTACAAGAAAGCCACACCTGAATATATCTTCCACTGCCAG tCTGAGGTCATGTCAGCAGGCTTTGCGAAGTTTCATCCCAACCTGGTGGTGGGCGGGACGTACTCCGGACAGATTGTGTTGTGGGACAACCGCAGCAACAAGCGCACTCCCGTCCAGAGGACTCCGCTTTCAGCAGCTGCGCACACA CACCCAGTCTACTGTGTGAACGTGGTGGGAACCCAAAACGCCAACAACTTAATCAGCATCTCCACCGATGGCAAGATGTGCTCCTGGAGCCTGGATAtgctctctcagccacag GACAGTCTGGAGCTGGTGTTCAAGCAGAGCAAAGCAGTGGCTGTCACCTCCATGGCGTTTCCTTTGGGGGACGTGAACAACTTTGTGGTAGGAAGCGAAGACGGCTCCGTCTACACCGCCTGTCGCCACGGCAG TAAGGCGGGCATCACTGAGGTGTTTGAAGGCCATCACGGGCCTGTGACCGGGCTGAGCTGCCACAGCGCAGGAGGGCCCGTCGATTTCTCTcacctcttcatctcctcctccttcgaCTGGACCGTCAAACTCTGGAGCACCAAG AGTACTCGTCCTCTTTACTCCTTTGAGGACAGCTGTGACTACGTCTACGACACGATGTGGTCTCCGACACACCCAGCCCTGTTTGCTTGTGTGGACCTGTCGGGACGCCTGGACCTGTGGAACCTCAACAATGATACTGAA GTTCCCACAGCCAGTGTCAGTGTTGATGGGGCTCCGGCACTGAACCGGGTCAGATGGTCTCACGCTGGGAAGGAGATCGCCACCGGGGACTCGGAGGGACACGTGCAGGTCTACGACGTGGGAGAG CAAATCTGCGTGCCCAAGGCGGACGAGTGGACACGCTTCGTCCGGACGCTGGCCGAGATCAACGAGAACCGAGACgaagcagaggagctggccAACGTCTGA
- the LOC115405290 gene encoding leucine-rich repeat extensin-like protein 3, which yields MQQQKSGVMLCSLLRAAYFLLLMPGLFDATSLVKVKNSEGNRVGIDSAQAHDFLTNSRPKRNIDPKWHRGNPDFQSYYRYYNSIGHIEGLYEIDRIRMLYQQMRHLELTYGPDASSYQNVLGVLPTTAAPTTTTQPPPPPPTTPAPTPDPLENAQRFYLCPPKDPLCKPQIVYLPTGGVPVLCDPRVHTCAVKTEEEIKAEAPPETPPPPAPPATKKSEEPPPPAVAFKGMEYDCDPYWDPDCLIDHPPRPILEAVAPEPPAEDKEVKEEKAEPEESLPAAPPSQKAPQPYFDPYDFKRDLYDPFRYTDPDPEPEPESD from the exons ATGCAACAACAG AAATCGGGTGTGATGCTGTGCTCACTGTTGAGAGCAGCTTACTTCCTGCTGCTCATGCCAG GCTTATTTGATGCAACCTCTTTGGTGAAAGTAAAGAATTCTGAAG GAAATAGAGTCGGCATCGACTCGGCTCAAGCACATGATTTCTTGACTAATTCTCGACCCAAAAGGAACATTGACCCAAAATGGCACAGAGGAAACCCCGATTTTCAGTCATATTACCGCTACTACAACAGCATTGGGCACATTGAGGGG CTCTATGAGATTGACAGGATCAGGATGCTGTATCAGCAGATGCGTCACCTGGAGCTGACCTACGGCCCCGACGCCTCCAGTTACCAAAATGTCCTGGGCGTGCTACCTACCACTGCAGCACCAACTACCACCACgcagcctcctccaccacctcccacCACCCCTGCCCCTACACCGGACCCCCTGGAGAACGCTCAGAGGTTCTACCTGTGTCCCCCCAAGGATCCGCTCTGTAAGCCCCAGATTGTCTACCTGCCCACGGGGGGCGTCCCGGTGCTGTGTGACCCACGAGTCCACACCTGTGCTGTCAAAACGGAGGAGGAGATAAAGGCTGAGGCTCCCCCTGAAacgcccccacccccagcccCACCCGCCACCAAAAAGTCCGAGGAACCTCCCCCCCCTGCTGTTGCTTTCAAAGGTATGGAGTACGACTGTGACCCTTACTGGGATCCCGACTGCCTCATCGACCACCCTCCCCGTCCCATCCTGGAGGCCGTGGCTCCAGAGCCTCCGGCTGAGGACAAAGAGGTCAAAGAGGAAAAAGCCGAACCCGAAGAAAGTCTCCCTGCAGCGCCACCCTCCCAGAAAGCCCCTCAGCCTTACTTTGACCCCTACGACTTCAAGCGTGACCTGTACGACCCCTTCCGTTACACCgatccagatccagaaccagaaccagagtctgACTGA
- the LOC115405284 gene encoding cytoplasmic dynein 1 intermediate chain 2-like isoform X2, with translation MSDKSELKAELERKKQRIAQIREEKKRKEEEKKKKDGDSKRGGEAGGSSGHEDSDLERKRREAEALLQSVGITPDIPHVPAPMSPSNKSVGSDAGSQDSGDGNAGPRTLHWDPDPSTLQLHSDSELLGRGAVRLGMSKVTQVDFLPREMVSYSKETQTPTEALSHTDQKADEEEDEEITAPPATDDTQDERDEQGEQQDEDSPKELTEEEKLQVLHSDEFLSFFERGSRIVERALAEHVDVCFDYSGRDLEDKEGDLQAGAKLVLNRQFSDERWTKNRVVTCLDWSPQYPELLVASYNNNEDAPHEPDGVALVWNLKYKKATPEYIFHCQSEVMSAGFAKFHPNLVVGGTYSGQIVLWDNRSNKRTPVQRTPLSAAAHTHPVYCVNVVGTQNANNLISISTDGKMCSWSLDMLSQPQDSLELVFKQSKAVAVTSMAFPLGDVNNFVVGSEDGSVYTACRHGSKAGITEVFEGHHGPVTGLSCHSAGGPVDFSHLFISSSFDWTVKLWSTKSTRPLYSFEDSCDYVYDTMWSPTHPALFACVDLSGRLDLWNLNNDTEVPTASVSVDGAPALNRVRWSHAGKEIATGDSEGHVQVYDVGEQICVPKADEWTRFVRTLAEINENRDEAEELANV, from the exons ATGTCTGACAAGAGTGAACTGAAGGCTGAGCTGGAAAGGAAGAAACAACGGATCGCTCAGATtcgagaggagaagaagagaaaagaagaggagaagaaaaagaaagat GGAGACTCCAAACGTGGAGGTGAGGCAGGGGGCAGCTCCGGCCATGAAGACTCGGACTTGGAGAGGAAGAGGCGGGAGGCGGAGGCTCTCCTGCAAAGTGTTGGCATCACCCCTGACATACCGCACG TCCCTGCCCCCATGTCTCCCTCCAACAAATCAGTGGGCAGCGACGCAGGAAGCCAAGATTCTGGGGATGGAAACGCAGGACcaag GACATTGCATTGGGATCCTGACCCCTCTACTCTGCAACTCCACTCcgactctgagctgctggg GCGCGGCGCTGTGAGGCTAGGCATGTCCAAAGTTACCCAGGTGGACTTTCTCCCGAGGGAAATGGTGTCGTACTCCAAAGAAACTCAGACTCCCACAGAGGCACTGTCACACACCGATCAAAAAGCAG atgaagaagaggatgaggagataACTGCTCCTCCAGCAACAGATGACACTCAAGATGAGAGAGATGAACAGGGTGAACAACAGGATGAGG ACTCTCCCAAGGAGCTGACCGAGGAAGAGAAGCTGCAGGTCCTCCACTCTGACGAGTTCTTGTCGTTTTTCGAGCGTGGCAGCAGAATCGTGGAGAGGGCTCTGGCAGAGCATGTGGATGTCTGCTTTGATTACAGCGGGAGGGATCTGGAGGATAAGGAAGG TGATTTGCAGGCCGGAGCAAAGCTGGTGCTGAACAGGCAGTTTTCTGACGAGCGCTGGACTAAAAACAGAGTGGTGACCTGTCTCGACTGGTCTCCTCAG TATCCAGAACTGCTGGTGGCCTCATACAACAACAACGAGGATGCTCCACACGAGCCCGACGGTGTGGCCTTAGTCTGGAACTTGAAGTACAAGAAAGCCACACCTGAATATATCTTCCACTGCCAG tCTGAGGTCATGTCAGCAGGCTTTGCGAAGTTTCATCCCAACCTGGTGGTGGGCGGGACGTACTCCGGACAGATTGTGTTGTGGGACAACCGCAGCAACAAGCGCACTCCCGTCCAGAGGACTCCGCTTTCAGCAGCTGCGCACACA CACCCAGTCTACTGTGTGAACGTGGTGGGAACCCAAAACGCCAACAACTTAATCAGCATCTCCACCGATGGCAAGATGTGCTCCTGGAGCCTGGATAtgctctctcagccacag GACAGTCTGGAGCTGGTGTTCAAGCAGAGCAAAGCAGTGGCTGTCACCTCCATGGCGTTTCCTTTGGGGGACGTGAACAACTTTGTGGTAGGAAGCGAAGACGGCTCCGTCTACACCGCCTGTCGCCACGGCAG TAAGGCGGGCATCACTGAGGTGTTTGAAGGCCATCACGGGCCTGTGACCGGGCTGAGCTGCCACAGCGCAGGAGGGCCCGTCGATTTCTCTcacctcttcatctcctcctccttcgaCTGGACCGTCAAACTCTGGAGCACCAAG AGTACTCGTCCTCTTTACTCCTTTGAGGACAGCTGTGACTACGTCTACGACACGATGTGGTCTCCGACACACCCAGCCCTGTTTGCTTGTGTGGACCTGTCGGGACGCCTGGACCTGTGGAACCTCAACAATGATACTGAA GTTCCCACAGCCAGTGTCAGTGTTGATGGGGCTCCGGCACTGAACCGGGTCAGATGGTCTCACGCTGGGAAGGAGATCGCCACCGGGGACTCGGAGGGACACGTGCAGGTCTACGACGTGGGAGAG CAAATCTGCGTGCCCAAGGCGGACGAGTGGACACGCTTCGTCCGGACGCTGGCCGAGATCAACGAGAACCGAGACgaagcagaggagctggccAACGTCTGA
- the LOC115405284 gene encoding cytoplasmic dynein 1 intermediate chain 2-like isoform X4, which produces MSDKSELKAELERKKQRIAQIREEKKRKEEEKKKKDGDSKRGGEAGGSSGHEDSDLERKRREAEALLQSVGITPDIPHVPAPMSPSNKSVGSDAGSQDSGDGNAGPRRGAVRLGMSKVTQVDFLPREMVSYSKETQTPTEALSHTDQKADEEEDEEITAPPATDDTQDERDEQGEQQDEDSPKELTEEEKLQVLHSDEFLSFFERGSRIVERALAEHVDVCFDYSGRDLEDKEGDLQAGAKLVLNRQFSDERWTKNRVVTCLDWSPQYPELLVASYNNNEDAPHEPDGVALVWNLKYKKATPEYIFHCQSEVMSAGFAKFHPNLVVGGTYSGQIVLWDNRSNKRTPVQRTPLSAAAHTHPVYCVNVVGTQNANNLISISTDGKMCSWSLDMLSQPQDSLELVFKQSKAVAVTSMAFPLGDVNNFVVGSEDGSVYTACRHGSKAGITEVFEGHHGPVTGLSCHSAGGPVDFSHLFISSSFDWTVKLWSTKSTRPLYSFEDSCDYVYDTMWSPTHPALFACVDLSGRLDLWNLNNDTEVPTASVSVDGAPALNRVRWSHAGKEIATGDSEGHVQVYDVGEQICVPKADEWTRFVRTLAEINENRDEAEELANV; this is translated from the exons ATGTCTGACAAGAGTGAACTGAAGGCTGAGCTGGAAAGGAAGAAACAACGGATCGCTCAGATtcgagaggagaagaagagaaaagaagaggagaagaaaaagaaagat GGAGACTCCAAACGTGGAGGTGAGGCAGGGGGCAGCTCCGGCCATGAAGACTCGGACTTGGAGAGGAAGAGGCGGGAGGCGGAGGCTCTCCTGCAAAGTGTTGGCATCACCCCTGACATACCGCACG TCCCTGCCCCCATGTCTCCCTCCAACAAATCAGTGGGCAGCGACGCAGGAAGCCAAGATTCTGGGGATGGAAACGCAGGACcaag GCGCGGCGCTGTGAGGCTAGGCATGTCCAAAGTTACCCAGGTGGACTTTCTCCCGAGGGAAATGGTGTCGTACTCCAAAGAAACTCAGACTCCCACAGAGGCACTGTCACACACCGATCAAAAAGCAG atgaagaagaggatgaggagataACTGCTCCTCCAGCAACAGATGACACTCAAGATGAGAGAGATGAACAGGGTGAACAACAGGATGAGG ACTCTCCCAAGGAGCTGACCGAGGAAGAGAAGCTGCAGGTCCTCCACTCTGACGAGTTCTTGTCGTTTTTCGAGCGTGGCAGCAGAATCGTGGAGAGGGCTCTGGCAGAGCATGTGGATGTCTGCTTTGATTACAGCGGGAGGGATCTGGAGGATAAGGAAGG TGATTTGCAGGCCGGAGCAAAGCTGGTGCTGAACAGGCAGTTTTCTGACGAGCGCTGGACTAAAAACAGAGTGGTGACCTGTCTCGACTGGTCTCCTCAG TATCCAGAACTGCTGGTGGCCTCATACAACAACAACGAGGATGCTCCACACGAGCCCGACGGTGTGGCCTTAGTCTGGAACTTGAAGTACAAGAAAGCCACACCTGAATATATCTTCCACTGCCAG tCTGAGGTCATGTCAGCAGGCTTTGCGAAGTTTCATCCCAACCTGGTGGTGGGCGGGACGTACTCCGGACAGATTGTGTTGTGGGACAACCGCAGCAACAAGCGCACTCCCGTCCAGAGGACTCCGCTTTCAGCAGCTGCGCACACA CACCCAGTCTACTGTGTGAACGTGGTGGGAACCCAAAACGCCAACAACTTAATCAGCATCTCCACCGATGGCAAGATGTGCTCCTGGAGCCTGGATAtgctctctcagccacag GACAGTCTGGAGCTGGTGTTCAAGCAGAGCAAAGCAGTGGCTGTCACCTCCATGGCGTTTCCTTTGGGGGACGTGAACAACTTTGTGGTAGGAAGCGAAGACGGCTCCGTCTACACCGCCTGTCGCCACGGCAG TAAGGCGGGCATCACTGAGGTGTTTGAAGGCCATCACGGGCCTGTGACCGGGCTGAGCTGCCACAGCGCAGGAGGGCCCGTCGATTTCTCTcacctcttcatctcctcctccttcgaCTGGACCGTCAAACTCTGGAGCACCAAG AGTACTCGTCCTCTTTACTCCTTTGAGGACAGCTGTGACTACGTCTACGACACGATGTGGTCTCCGACACACCCAGCCCTGTTTGCTTGTGTGGACCTGTCGGGACGCCTGGACCTGTGGAACCTCAACAATGATACTGAA GTTCCCACAGCCAGTGTCAGTGTTGATGGGGCTCCGGCACTGAACCGGGTCAGATGGTCTCACGCTGGGAAGGAGATCGCCACCGGGGACTCGGAGGGACACGTGCAGGTCTACGACGTGGGAGAG CAAATCTGCGTGCCCAAGGCGGACGAGTGGACACGCTTCGTCCGGACGCTGGCCGAGATCAACGAGAACCGAGACgaagcagaggagctggccAACGTCTGA
- the LOC115405284 gene encoding cytoplasmic dynein 1 intermediate chain 2-like isoform X1 gives MSDKSELKAELERKKQRIAQIREEKKRKEEEKKKKDGDSKRGGEAGGSSGHEDSDLERKRREAEALLQSVGITPDIPHAQPLRVVTEDTCLFHYLVPAPMSPSNKSVGSDAGSQDSGDGNAGPRTLHWDPDPSTLQLHSDSELLGRGAVRLGMSKVTQVDFLPREMVSYSKETQTPTEALSHTDQKADEEEDEEITAPPATDDTQDERDEQGEQQDEDSPKELTEEEKLQVLHSDEFLSFFERGSRIVERALAEHVDVCFDYSGRDLEDKEGDLQAGAKLVLNRQFSDERWTKNRVVTCLDWSPQYPELLVASYNNNEDAPHEPDGVALVWNLKYKKATPEYIFHCQSEVMSAGFAKFHPNLVVGGTYSGQIVLWDNRSNKRTPVQRTPLSAAAHTHPVYCVNVVGTQNANNLISISTDGKMCSWSLDMLSQPQDSLELVFKQSKAVAVTSMAFPLGDVNNFVVGSEDGSVYTACRHGSKAGITEVFEGHHGPVTGLSCHSAGGPVDFSHLFISSSFDWTVKLWSTKSTRPLYSFEDSCDYVYDTMWSPTHPALFACVDLSGRLDLWNLNNDTEVPTASVSVDGAPALNRVRWSHAGKEIATGDSEGHVQVYDVGEQICVPKADEWTRFVRTLAEINENRDEAEELANV, from the exons ATGTCTGACAAGAGTGAACTGAAGGCTGAGCTGGAAAGGAAGAAACAACGGATCGCTCAGATtcgagaggagaagaagagaaaagaagaggagaagaaaaagaaagat GGAGACTCCAAACGTGGAGGTGAGGCAGGGGGCAGCTCCGGCCATGAAGACTCGGACTTGGAGAGGAAGAGGCGGGAGGCGGAGGCTCTCCTGCAAAGTGTTGGCATCACCCCTGACATACCGCACG CTCAGCCCCTGCGGGTAGTAACAGAGGATACATGTCTGTTTCACTACCTAGTCCCTGCCCCCATGTCTCCCTCCAACAAATCAGTGGGCAGCGACGCAGGAAGCCAAGATTCTGGGGATGGAAACGCAGGACcaag GACATTGCATTGGGATCCTGACCCCTCTACTCTGCAACTCCACTCcgactctgagctgctggg GCGCGGCGCTGTGAGGCTAGGCATGTCCAAAGTTACCCAGGTGGACTTTCTCCCGAGGGAAATGGTGTCGTACTCCAAAGAAACTCAGACTCCCACAGAGGCACTGTCACACACCGATCAAAAAGCAG atgaagaagaggatgaggagataACTGCTCCTCCAGCAACAGATGACACTCAAGATGAGAGAGATGAACAGGGTGAACAACAGGATGAGG ACTCTCCCAAGGAGCTGACCGAGGAAGAGAAGCTGCAGGTCCTCCACTCTGACGAGTTCTTGTCGTTTTTCGAGCGTGGCAGCAGAATCGTGGAGAGGGCTCTGGCAGAGCATGTGGATGTCTGCTTTGATTACAGCGGGAGGGATCTGGAGGATAAGGAAGG TGATTTGCAGGCCGGAGCAAAGCTGGTGCTGAACAGGCAGTTTTCTGACGAGCGCTGGACTAAAAACAGAGTGGTGACCTGTCTCGACTGGTCTCCTCAG TATCCAGAACTGCTGGTGGCCTCATACAACAACAACGAGGATGCTCCACACGAGCCCGACGGTGTGGCCTTAGTCTGGAACTTGAAGTACAAGAAAGCCACACCTGAATATATCTTCCACTGCCAG tCTGAGGTCATGTCAGCAGGCTTTGCGAAGTTTCATCCCAACCTGGTGGTGGGCGGGACGTACTCCGGACAGATTGTGTTGTGGGACAACCGCAGCAACAAGCGCACTCCCGTCCAGAGGACTCCGCTTTCAGCAGCTGCGCACACA CACCCAGTCTACTGTGTGAACGTGGTGGGAACCCAAAACGCCAACAACTTAATCAGCATCTCCACCGATGGCAAGATGTGCTCCTGGAGCCTGGATAtgctctctcagccacag GACAGTCTGGAGCTGGTGTTCAAGCAGAGCAAAGCAGTGGCTGTCACCTCCATGGCGTTTCCTTTGGGGGACGTGAACAACTTTGTGGTAGGAAGCGAAGACGGCTCCGTCTACACCGCCTGTCGCCACGGCAG TAAGGCGGGCATCACTGAGGTGTTTGAAGGCCATCACGGGCCTGTGACCGGGCTGAGCTGCCACAGCGCAGGAGGGCCCGTCGATTTCTCTcacctcttcatctcctcctccttcgaCTGGACCGTCAAACTCTGGAGCACCAAG AGTACTCGTCCTCTTTACTCCTTTGAGGACAGCTGTGACTACGTCTACGACACGATGTGGTCTCCGACACACCCAGCCCTGTTTGCTTGTGTGGACCTGTCGGGACGCCTGGACCTGTGGAACCTCAACAATGATACTGAA GTTCCCACAGCCAGTGTCAGTGTTGATGGGGCTCCGGCACTGAACCGGGTCAGATGGTCTCACGCTGGGAAGGAGATCGCCACCGGGGACTCGGAGGGACACGTGCAGGTCTACGACGTGGGAGAG CAAATCTGCGTGCCCAAGGCGGACGAGTGGACACGCTTCGTCCGGACGCTGGCCGAGATCAACGAGAACCGAGACgaagcagaggagctggccAACGTCTGA